A single genomic interval of Sphingobium sp. EM0848 harbors:
- a CDS encoding acyl-CoA reductase, with amino-acid sequence MITHVPLIIRGRIIEDADLEFGGRRNGLAFTTPDVRQHLDALTLDDPAALADIHALKSEEIFDYLAALGEELVLDRNPYLQEAFELSAQSSGLSAGIVHHLYSTLGSLFAKPFVRELAENAIGLRYLDGWVERKMASGCVCNIRAFGARTAHVLAGNVPMPSALGVIRNAITRSDAIFKTPSNDPITAAAIGRTMIRMAPDHPVTRHLTIAYWKGGDESIESHLYNPTRIEKIIAWGGQASITHISRYIQPGIDLITMDPKLSSSIIGAAAFEDEATMAKVAERAALDVAYFNQQACASARVIYLESGTSDDGLAKANRFGELLFDAIQNLPRTCSGPGAIDAELLEEMQSLKMVSNDHRIIGGGEEGAVIISQMDEPVDFAPLLNNRVVNLVPVDDLDVPIRSVTAYTQTIGVYPDRLKASLRDRLVFNGAQRIVSLGYACKAAMAGPHDGMEPLRRMCKWISDETSDPNIVPLLSHVRPVVAPAHER; translated from the coding sequence ATGATCACTCATGTTCCGCTGATCATCCGCGGCCGCATCATTGAGGATGCCGATCTGGAATTTGGCGGGCGGCGCAACGGCCTCGCCTTCACCACGCCCGACGTCCGGCAACATCTGGACGCGCTGACGCTCGATGATCCCGCCGCGCTGGCGGACATCCATGCGCTGAAATCCGAGGAGATATTCGACTATCTCGCCGCGCTGGGCGAGGAACTGGTGCTGGACAGGAACCCCTATCTTCAGGAAGCCTTCGAGCTTTCGGCGCAATCGTCCGGGCTTTCGGCGGGCATCGTCCATCATCTCTACAGCACGCTGGGCAGCCTGTTTGCCAAGCCCTTCGTGCGCGAGCTGGCGGAAAATGCCATCGGCCTCCGCTATCTGGACGGTTGGGTCGAACGGAAGATGGCGAGCGGCTGCGTCTGCAACATCCGTGCTTTCGGCGCGCGCACTGCCCATGTACTGGCCGGCAATGTGCCCATGCCCTCCGCGCTGGGTGTGATCCGCAACGCCATCACCCGCAGCGACGCGATTTTCAAGACGCCGTCCAATGACCCGATCACCGCTGCGGCAATCGGCCGGACGATGATCCGCATGGCGCCGGACCATCCGGTGACCAGACATCTGACGATCGCCTATTGGAAGGGCGGCGATGAAAGCATCGAATCCCATCTCTACAATCCCACCCGGATCGAGAAGATCATCGCTTGGGGCGGCCAAGCCTCGATCACCCATATTTCCCGCTATATCCAGCCGGGGATCGACCTGATCACGATGGACCCCAAGCTGTCCTCATCGATCATCGGCGCGGCGGCGTTCGAGGATGAGGCGACCATGGCCAAAGTCGCGGAACGGGCCGCGCTGGACGTCGCCTATTTCAACCAGCAGGCCTGCGCCAGCGCGCGGGTCATCTATCTGGAAAGCGGTACGAGCGACGACGGCCTGGCAAAAGCCAACCGCTTCGGAGAGCTGCTGTTCGATGCGATCCAGAATCTGCCGAGGACGTGCAGCGGTCCGGGCGCGATCGATGCGGAGCTGCTGGAGGAAATGCAGAGCCTCAAAATGGTGAGCAACGACCACCGCATCATCGGCGGCGGGGAAGAAGGGGCCGTGATCATCTCCCAGATGGACGAGCCGGTCGATTTCGCCCCGCTGCTCAACAATCGCGTGGTCAATCTGGTCCCGGTCGATGATCTCGACGTGCCGATCCGCTCCGTCACCGCCTATACGCAGACGATCGGCGTTTATCCCGACCGGCTCAAGGCCAGCCTCCGCGACCGGCTGGTGTTCAATGGTGCGCAGCGGATCGTCTCGCTCGGCTATGCGTGCAAGGCGGCGATGGCCGGGCCGCATGACGGCATGGAACCTCTGCGCCGCATGTGCAAATGGATCAGCGACGAGACGAGCGATCCAAACATCGTGCCGTTGCTGTCGCATGTCCGGCCTGTTGTCGCACCCGCGCATGAGCGCTGA
- a CDS encoding ATP-binding protein, with protein sequence MLGHDQRPGAIVSDDLKQAACQKGFTVAFTTAAALVNQLTEARDEKRLLKTQRDLAAVKLLIVDELNGGGAIVRDLLAELRAIVTSNLPFEDWTQVLGSERFTGAPLDRLTHHVSILTMNGDSFRLKKSARRAAGTE encoded by the coding sequence ATTCTCGGCCATGATCAGCGGCCAGGGGCCATTGTCTCGGACGACCTGAAGCAGGCGGCCTGCCAGAAAGGTTTCACTGTCGCGTTCACGACCGCCGCAGCACTGGTGAACCAGTTGACGGAAGCCAGGGACGAAAAGCGGCTGCTCAAGACGCAGCGCGACCTGGCGGCTGTGAAGCTGCTCATCGTCGACGAACTGAACGGGGGCGGAGCTATCGTTCGAGACCTTCTCGCAGAGCTACGAGCGATCGTCACGTCCAACCTCCCGTTCGAGGACTGGACACAGGTTCTGGGGTCTGAACGGTTCACCGGCGCGCCGCTCGATCGGCTCACCCATCATGTCAGCATCCTCACCATGAATGGTGATAGCTTCCGCCTTAAGAAGTCCGCCCGCCGCGCGGCTGGGACAGAGTAA
- a CDS encoding calcium-binding protein, with amino-acid sequence MGKPIKANSTTAGNDIIKGSSGSDYIDAGAGNDTLTGGGGADTFVFHIGSGHDVVTDFNQAQGDHLLFDFGSYSQSMVTGNLYDGETWWNAGHTAQFTVSALDTNSDGHIDSTMISIATSGSTDSVTLLGVMPSDISGSSLIGG; translated from the coding sequence ATGGGCAAACCGATCAAGGCGAATTCCACCACCGCAGGCAATGATATAATCAAGGGCAGTTCGGGCAGCGATTATATCGACGCCGGGGCCGGTAACGACACGCTGACCGGTGGCGGCGGAGCAGATACCTTCGTTTTTCATATCGGCAGTGGGCATGACGTCGTCACTGACTTCAACCAAGCCCAGGGGGATCACCTGCTGTTCGATTTCGGCAGCTATTCCCAGTCGATGGTGACGGGCAATCTCTATGATGGAGAGACGTGGTGGAATGCCGGCCACACCGCGCAATTCACGGTTTCGGCTCTGGACACGAATAGCGATGGCCATATCGACAGCACGATGATCTCGATCGCGACCAGCGGCAGCACCGATAGCGTGACGCTGCTTGGCGTGATGCCATCGGATATTTCCGGATCGTCACTGATCGGTGGCTGA
- a CDS encoding IS1380 family transposase, translating to MPQATPAGGDDSAPLISFPAVARKKVTAAFDGGRLTSDGGVLLLAQAEREMGICRQLATCIADPRDPSRVTHRLDDILRARVLAIACGYEDADDLDALRDDPGFRLALGKLLGSGAGLASQPTMSRWENAPTTRELARMLVAMVGIYCASYPEPPKAVILDIDDTCDVVHGYQQLSFWNGHHGERCFLPIHIYDTATGRPVAMLLRTGKTPSGAEAAGHIRRLVRHIRRHWPQTHITIRGDGHYGRPEVMAFCEAHGIDYVFGLPTNAALRANTDIVAAADACAVKRAEQDRVVLRSYAEIRYGAKSWKCQRRVVTRIEASIMGMDIRYVVTSLAEGSAEHIYDSLYCARGQAENLIKQHKTQLSSDRTSCRSANANQMRLILHTAAYWLMWRIQQVIPKTTALATAEFATLRLRLLKIAARVIETASRVRVAFASACPDAAVFRTIATALRATQT from the coding sequence ATGCCACAGGCCACACCCGCCGGGGGCGACGATAGCGCGCCTCTGATTTCGTTTCCAGCGGTCGCGCGCAAGAAAGTCACGGCCGCCTTTGATGGTGGCCGGTTGACCTCGGACGGCGGGGTTTTGCTACTGGCGCAAGCCGAGCGCGAGATGGGTATCTGCCGGCAGCTCGCCACCTGCATTGCCGATCCGCGCGATCCTTCCCGTGTGACCCACAGGCTCGATGACATTCTGCGAGCGCGGGTTTTGGCTATTGCCTGCGGCTACGAGGATGCCGATGATCTCGACGCCCTGCGCGACGACCCAGGCTTTCGCCTGGCGCTGGGCAAACTGTTGGGTTCAGGCGCAGGCCTGGCGAGCCAGCCGACAATGAGCCGCTGGGAGAATGCGCCGACCACGCGCGAATTGGCGCGGATGCTGGTCGCGATGGTCGGCATCTACTGCGCCAGCTACCCCGAGCCGCCCAAGGCGGTGATACTGGACATCGATGATACGTGTGATGTCGTGCATGGCTACCAACAGCTTTCGTTCTGGAACGGCCATCACGGCGAGCGCTGCTTCCTGCCGATCCACATCTATGACACGGCGACGGGACGGCCGGTCGCCATGCTGCTGCGTACCGGCAAGACGCCGTCAGGCGCGGAGGCTGCGGGGCACATTCGACGGCTTGTCCGGCATATCCGTCGGCATTGGCCGCAAACGCACATCACCATCCGCGGCGATGGGCATTATGGCCGGCCAGAGGTCATGGCCTTCTGCGAGGCGCACGGCATCGACTATGTCTTCGGCCTTCCCACCAATGCCGCGCTGCGCGCCAATACAGACATTGTCGCTGCCGCTGATGCCTGCGCCGTCAAGCGCGCCGAGCAAGACCGGGTTGTCCTGCGCAGCTATGCCGAGATCCGCTATGGGGCGAAAAGCTGGAAATGCCAGCGCCGCGTCGTAACCCGGATCGAAGCCAGCATCATGGGCATGGATATCCGCTATGTCGTCACTTCCCTGGCAGAAGGCTCCGCTGAACACATCTACGACAGCCTCTATTGCGCCCGCGGCCAGGCCGAGAACCTGATCAAACAGCACAAGACACAGCTCAGCAGTGATCGCACTTCGTGCCGATCAGCCAACGCAAATCAGATGCGGCTCATTCTGCACACCGCGGCCTACTGGCTAATGTGGCGCATCCAGCAGGTCATCCCCAAGACCACCGCGCTCGCCACCGCCGAGTTCGCAACCCTGCGCCTGCGGCTTCTCAAGATCGCCGCCCGCGTCATCGAAACCGCCTCCCGCGTCCGGGTCGCCTTCGCTTCGGCCTGTCCCGACGCCGCCGTGTTCCGGACCATCGCCACCGCGCTCAGGGCCACCCAGACATAG
- a CDS encoding S-layer family protein, with protein sequence MASITITGTAILDESLGLQTPATSDTGNDIAFSDLQAAATTDADVLAFYNRLFGTGAGQLALSASFATANGIAKTADNFISVDAAGGTVNSLGFDDGSGGALPVWTGVANFSAGVLTTFDSVDGGDIRLFADPVLGSRAALGYDSSGHLVFALLLDPNAGLTQAKVWMVQFEAIKNPDFPSNYDDPVNLFDTLGVSAGTTTHFDFSTLPSGNNLFGMVGTTTNAIVVIGANPDPVGTGFSNTSDTINTSKGGGSVTIGVNDQNFNPGEAAYFTYVSGANANFVGAALDANEADNVANIDFTSRIEVGAASTKIVQVSGNNLAVLTIKAFNGDNSLDGAAFDPTPPSGASALGNGTAVPILRIEVRDANGALVQLITNPVADSNGVYTVSNLNDNYTIKWYTQYNGQGAVHDQVLLGSGAGEKFDIGGFDIDQPNSARADIGAQLIFQDDGPTVAAVPSTNFVQHDETPGVQNGGADPADKDVAGSAFIAGSSGPTVDSLFSGVVSTGDLDVTPKDTGNAIGFARSGGSLLTTPTGSFGSDGAGTVPLSYALSVSDGTYSGVSTTGGTQIFLYNGSGATAGLILGRVGNELAGGDTANANGDIAFALAVDSSTGEAFIAQYLSLNHPTGGASYDETITLLAAAVQMSVTRTDGDGDTAVDSNNNVGDLFKFDDDGPTVAATPSTNFVQHDETAGVQNGGADADDKDVAGSAFIAGSSGPTVDSLFSGVVSTGDPDVTPKDTGNAIGFARSGGSLLTTPTGSFGSDGAGTVPLSYALSVSDGTYSGVSTTGGTQIFLYNGSGATAGLILGRVGNELAGGDTANANGAIAFALAVGSTTGEAFIAQYLSLSHGNIGSNDETITLLAAAVQMSVTRTDGDGDTAVDSDNNVGDLFKFDDDGPTVAAVPSTNFVQHDETPGVQNGGADPADKDVAGSAFITGSSGPTVGSLFSGVVSTGDPDVTPKDTGNAIGFARSGGSLLTTPTGSFGSDGAGTVPLSYALSVSDGTYSGVSTTGGTQIFLYNGSGATAGLILGRVGNELAGSDTANANGDIAFALAVGSTTGEAFIAQYLSLNHPTGGASYDETITLLAAAVQMSVTRTDGDGDTAVDSDNNVGDLFKFDDDGPTVAATPSTNFVQHDETPGVQNGGADPADKDVAGSAFIAGSSGPTVDSLFSGVVSTGDLDVTPKDTGNAIGFARSGGSLLTTPTGSFGSDGAGTVPLSYALSVSDGTYSGVSTTGGTQIFLYNGSGATAGLILGRVGNELAGGDTANANGDIAFALAVDSSTGEAFIAQYLSLNHPTGGASYDETITLLAAAVQMSVTRTDGDGDSIADSDNNVGDLFRFDDDGPNANGTAVTANVDEDGAIVVTGNPGGPGDDPTSARSATGSIAGIFAGGSDGVKSYQLSTDTSGLPAVLTSKGGTIVYNVNTVTQTLTGYVEVSGAGFDPLVDRTVFTLALSGTNNSDYTFTLVDQLDHAAPPAGTAFENEITLNLGSVLQVVDGDNDTATAAAEKLVITVDDDSPIIAAQIISGVVDFTNGSSVSSSLNGSVGFDENNATNQSAAGTKTYTFTSYTGDADSPFSAAMTTLFPGIHAVLSADGTTVNYYSTAGTANPLYQIVLGDQGGAGSYTFTAQQTAPNLSFDFDFGNMPANQNLFGLIAANEGNIDTKGTVTKADDTLPDGGVLIIAQGVNLKADNSYSNTSQTINTSSASQISGATIGVSNQAFEGGTFNPAGADTRGDAAFFVYVDNPYVSSTSGLPNGSGGLTSTTADDADSIKFTGLLEVRTASVTAVQAQLQGNPFVGMKIEAFHHTNENLARRIHEAGREGVAGVA encoded by the coding sequence ATGGCATCGATCACAATCACCGGAACCGCGATTCTAGATGAATCACTCGGCCTTCAGACGCCGGCTACGTCCGACACTGGCAATGACATCGCTTTTAGCGATCTCCAGGCGGCGGCCACGACCGATGCCGACGTTCTGGCATTCTACAATCGCCTGTTCGGCACGGGAGCCGGCCAACTTGCGCTGAGCGCTTCGTTCGCGACTGCAAACGGCATTGCCAAAACGGCTGACAACTTCATCAGCGTCGACGCCGCTGGCGGCACGGTGAACAGCCTCGGCTTCGACGATGGCAGCGGCGGCGCGCTTCCGGTTTGGACCGGTGTGGCCAATTTCAGCGCCGGCGTTCTCACCACATTCGATTCCGTCGACGGCGGCGACATTCGTCTGTTCGCCGACCCGGTACTGGGTAGCAGGGCCGCGCTGGGCTATGACAGCAGCGGCCACCTCGTCTTCGCCCTGCTGCTGGACCCGAACGCCGGGCTGACGCAGGCGAAGGTCTGGATGGTCCAGTTCGAAGCCATCAAGAATCCCGATTTTCCAAGCAATTATGATGACCCGGTCAATCTCTTCGACACGCTGGGCGTCTCGGCCGGTACGACGACCCATTTCGATTTCAGCACCCTGCCGTCAGGCAACAATCTGTTCGGCATGGTCGGGACCACCACCAATGCAATTGTTGTGATCGGCGCAAATCCCGACCCGGTCGGAACCGGATTCAGCAACACCAGCGACACCATCAACACTTCGAAGGGTGGGGGCAGCGTCACGATCGGCGTCAATGACCAGAATTTCAACCCGGGCGAGGCTGCCTACTTCACCTATGTTTCGGGCGCGAACGCCAACTTTGTCGGCGCAGCCCTGGATGCCAATGAAGCGGATAATGTTGCCAATATCGATTTCACGAGCAGGATCGAGGTTGGCGCCGCATCGACCAAGATCGTTCAAGTGTCCGGCAACAACCTGGCCGTGCTGACGATCAAGGCTTTCAATGGCGACAATAGCCTTGATGGAGCCGCGTTCGACCCAACCCCGCCAAGTGGCGCGAGCGCGCTTGGTAACGGCACGGCCGTGCCCATATTGCGGATCGAGGTTCGCGATGCCAACGGGGCATTGGTGCAGTTGATCACCAACCCTGTTGCCGACAGTAATGGCGTTTATACTGTCTCGAACCTCAACGATAATTACACCATCAAATGGTACACCCAATATAACGGCCAGGGCGCAGTTCACGACCAAGTGCTGCTGGGTTCCGGAGCGGGTGAAAAGTTCGACATTGGCGGTTTTGATATCGACCAGCCGAACAGTGCCCGTGCGGATATCGGCGCCCAGCTTATCTTCCAGGACGACGGGCCGACAGTGGCGGCGGTGCCAAGCACTAATTTCGTCCAGCATGACGAGACGCCGGGGGTACAGAATGGCGGTGCCGATCCGGCCGACAAGGATGTGGCTGGCAGCGCCTTCATCGCCGGCAGCAGCGGCCCGACCGTGGACAGCCTGTTCTCGGGCGTGGTCAGTACCGGCGACCTGGACGTCACGCCCAAGGACACCGGTAATGCGATCGGCTTTGCGCGCAGCGGCGGCTCGCTGCTGACCACCCCGACCGGCAGCTTTGGATCGGATGGCGCAGGGACGGTTCCGCTCAGCTATGCGCTCAGCGTCAGCGACGGTACCTATTCAGGCGTCTCGACGACAGGCGGTACCCAGATCTTCCTCTACAACGGCTCCGGGGCGACCGCTGGTCTGATCCTCGGCAGGGTCGGCAATGAGCTTGCCGGCGGTGATACGGCGAACGCCAATGGCGACATCGCCTTCGCCCTGGCGGTCGACAGCAGCACTGGCGAGGCGTTCATCGCCCAATATCTGTCGCTCAATCATCCGACCGGCGGCGCCTCCTATGACGAAACGATCACCCTGCTTGCGGCAGCGGTGCAGATGAGCGTCACCCGTACCGATGGCGACGGCGACACGGCTGTCGATTCCAACAATAATGTCGGCGACCTGTTCAAGTTCGATGACGACGGGCCGACCGTGGCGGCGACGCCAAGCACCAATTTCGTCCAGCATGACGAAACGGCAGGCGTGCAGAATGGCGGTGCCGATGCGGATGACAAGGATGTCGCGGGCAGCGCCTTCATCGCCGGCAGCAGTGGTCCGACCGTGGACAGCCTGTTCTCGGGCGTGGTCAGCACCGGCGATCCGGACGTCACGCCCAAGGACACCGGCAATGCGATCGGCTTTGCGCGCAGCGGCGGCTCGCTGCTGACCACCCCGACCGGCAGCTTCGGATCGGATGGCGCAGGGACGGTTCCGCTCAGCTATGCGCTCAGCGTCAGCGACGGTACCTATTCAGGCGTCTCGACGACAGGCGGTACCCAGATCTTCCTCTACAACGGCTCCGGGGCGACCGCTGGTCTGATCCTCGGCAGGGTCGGCAATGAGCTGGCCGGTGGCGACACCGCCAACGCCAACGGCGCTATCGCCTTCGCCCTGGCGGTCGGTAGTACCACTGGCGAGGCGTTCATCGCCCAATATCTGTCGCTCAGTCACGGGAACATCGGCTCGAACGACGAGACGATCACCTTGCTCGCAGCGGCGGTACAGATGAGCGTCACCCGTACCGACGGCGACGGCGACACGGCTGTCGATTCCGACAATAATGTCGGCGACCTGTTCAAGTTCGATGACGACGGGCCGACGGTGGCGGCGGTGCCGAGCACCAATTTCGTCCAGCATGACGAGACGCCGGGGGTACAGAATGGCGGCGCCGATCCGGCCGACAAGGATGTGGCCGGCAGCGCCTTCATCACCGGCAGCAGCGGCCCGACCGTGGGCAGCCTGTTCTCCGGCGTGGTCAGCACCGGCGACCCGGACGTCACGCCCAAGGACACCGGCAATGCGATCGGCTTTGCGCGCAGCGGCGGCTCGCTGCTGACCACCCCGACCGGCAGCTTTGGATCGGATGGCGCAGGGACGGTTCCGCTCAGCTATGCGCTCAGCGTCAGCGACGGTACCTATTCGGGTGTCTCGACGACAGGCGGCACCCAGATCTTCCTCTACAACGGCTCCGGGGCGACCGCTGGTCTGATCCTCGGCAGGGTCGGCAATGAGCTGGCCGGCAGCGATACGGCGAACGCCAATGGCGACATCGCCTTTGCCCTGGCGGTGGGCTCCACCACCGGCGAGGCGTTCATCGCCCAATATCTGTCGCTCAATCATCCGACCGGCGGCGCCTCCTATGACGAAACGATCACCCTGCTCGCGGCAGCGGTGCAGATGAGCGTCACCCGTACCGATGGCGACGGCGACACGGCTGTCGATTCCGACAATAATGTCGGCGACCTGTTCAAGTTCGATGACGACGGGCCGACCGTGGCGGCGACGCCAAGCACCAATTTCGTCCAGCATGACGAGACGCCGGGGGTACAGAATGGCGGTGCCGATCCGGCCGACAAGGATGTGGCTGGCAGCGCCTTCATCGCCGGCAGCAGCGGCCCGACCGTGGACAGCCTGTTCTCGGGCGTGGTCAGTACCGGCGACCTGGACGTCACGCCCAAGGACACCGGTAATGCGATCGGCTTTGCGCGCAGCGGCGGCTCGCTGCTGACCACCCCGACCGGCAGCTTTGGATCGGATGGCGCAGGGACGGTTCCGCTCAGCTATGCGCTCAGCGTCAGCGACGGTACCTATTCAGGCGTCTCGACGACAGGCGGTACCCAGATCTTCCTCTACAACGGCTCCGGGGCGACCGCTGGTCTGATCCTCGGCAGGGTCGGCAATGAGCTTGCCGGCGGTGATACGGCGAACGCCAATGGCGACATCGCCTTCGCCCTGGCGGTCGACAGCAGCACTGGCGAGGCGTTCATCGCCCAATATCTGTCGCTCAATCATCCGACCGGCGGCGCCTCCTATGACGAAACAATCACCCTGCTTGCGGCAGCGGTGCAGATGAGTGTCACCCGTACCGACGGTGACGGCGACAGCATCGCCGACTCCGACAATAATGTCGGCGACCTGTTCAGGTTTGACGACGACGGGCCGAACGCCAATGGCACAGCAGTGACTGCGAATGTTGACGAGGACGGTGCAATCGTCGTGACGGGCAATCCGGGCGGTCCGGGTGATGATCCTACGTCAGCGAGAAGCGCAACCGGCAGTATCGCCGGGATCTTCGCCGGTGGCAGTGACGGCGTGAAGAGCTATCAGCTTTCCACAGACACAAGCGGCCTCCCGGCGGTCCTGACATCCAAGGGCGGCACTATCGTCTACAATGTCAATACGGTCACCCAGACGCTGACCGGCTATGTCGAGGTCAGCGGCGCGGGTTTCGATCCCCTTGTCGATCGCACAGTCTTCACCCTGGCACTGAGCGGGACCAACAACAGCGATTATACCTTCACCCTCGTAGACCAGCTTGACCACGCGGCGCCGCCCGCCGGAACTGCGTTCGAGAATGAGATCACCCTCAATCTCGGCTCGGTCCTTCAGGTGGTCGATGGCGACAATGACACCGCGACGGCTGCGGCAGAGAAGCTGGTGATCACCGTCGATGACGATTCCCCGATTATCGCGGCCCAGATCATCAGTGGCGTGGTCGATTTCACCAACGGCAGTTCGGTGAGCAGTTCGCTCAACGGCTCGGTGGGCTTCGACGAGAACAACGCAACCAACCAGTCCGCGGCGGGTACCAAGACATACACTTTCACTTCCTACACGGGAGACGCCGATTCGCCATTCTCCGCGGCAATGACGACCCTGTTCCCTGGCATTCACGCCGTGCTCTCGGCTGACGGCACGACGGTCAATTATTATTCGACGGCGGGTACCGCGAATCCCCTTTACCAGATCGTCCTTGGTGATCAGGGCGGTGCCGGTAGCTATACCTTTACCGCGCAGCAGACTGCTCCCAATCTCAGCTTCGACTTTGACTTTGGCAACATGCCCGCGAATCAAAATCTGTTCGGGCTGATCGCCGCCAATGAAGGGAATATAGATACCAAGGGCACGGTGACCAAAGCAGATGACACCCTGCCAGACGGCGGTGTGCTGATCATCGCCCAGGGCGTCAACCTGAAGGCGGACAATAGCTACAGCAACACCAGTCAGACCATCAACACATCCAGCGCCTCGCAGATCAGCGGTGCGACGATCGGTGTGTCCAATCAGGCGTTCGAGGGCGGCACCTTCAATCCCGCGGGCGCCGACACGCGGGGCGATGCCGCTTTCTTCGTCTATGTCGATAATCCTTATGTCAGCTCGACGTCGGGCCTGCCCAATGGGTCCGGAGGGCTGACATCGACGACGGCTGATGATGCGGACAGCATCAAATTCACGGGTCTGCTCGAAGTCAGGACGGCGTCCGTGACGGCGGTGCAAGCACAACTTCAGGGCAATCCCTTCGTCGGCATGAAGATCGAGGCCTTCCATCACACCAACGAGAACCTAGCCCGTCGTATTCATGAGGCTGGACGTGAAGGGGTGGCGGGAGTGGCGTAA
- a CDS encoding transposase yields MTSGNDIGGTRGEEDIRRVVAALVERCDRLEATNQDLLIERAADKLEIQALRDEIARLKGDPPRPRFKSKPSGMEKSTSPTPGKKRSKRRRGAVQSKLTVSRDVTLKAAVPDGSRFKGYEDVLVQDLRLEVDVIRYRREIWRGPDGKRIAAELPAGILGGFGPELRRFITAGHFQGQITSERLCSMLNGMGLAISKRQVVRLLSRGLDDLVAEDRAILATGISTAQWINVDDTSAPHARKNGYVTHLGDRRFAVFRSSFSKSRRNFLNLLQAGISHFVVNDEALAKMREMNLASEPIAVLEAHEAKHFESPEAWQAHLCALGFDKLSVTPDPTKVATEGALWGALCEQGLLGDTAIVSDGAGQFRVGSNHALCWVHAERLVHKLHPRSKKDREALELIRTLIWWFYADLKAWQKHPDPKRGRALRVRFDRIFARKTGFVMLDRQLARLYRQKNDLLRVLTRPEIPLHTNGSENDIRSFVTKRKISGGTVSEQGRIARDIMLGLIKTCAKLGVSFYQFLGDRFAVPGAPSVPWLPDLVSAAPA; encoded by the coding sequence ATGACTTCGGGCAACGACATTGGCGGTACAAGAGGCGAGGAGGATATTCGTCGGGTTGTTGCTGCGCTGGTTGAGCGTTGCGACCGTCTGGAAGCGACGAACCAGGATCTGCTGATCGAGAGGGCGGCTGACAAGCTGGAGATCCAGGCATTACGGGACGAGATTGCGCGATTGAAGGGCGATCCGCCGCGTCCCCGCTTCAAGTCGAAGCCATCGGGGATGGAGAAGTCGACGTCACCGACACCGGGGAAGAAGCGGAGCAAGCGGAGGCGTGGGGCGGTGCAATCGAAGCTCACCGTCAGCCGGGATGTGACGCTGAAAGCGGCAGTTCCTGATGGCTCACGTTTCAAGGGTTACGAAGACGTCTTGGTGCAGGATCTTCGGCTTGAAGTTGACGTCATCCGCTATCGTCGCGAGATTTGGCGGGGTCCTGATGGTAAGCGGATCGCAGCAGAGTTGCCGGCGGGCATTTTGGGAGGCTTTGGCCCCGAGCTACGGCGCTTTATCACGGCGGGTCATTTCCAAGGTCAGATCACCAGCGAACGGCTGTGCTCGATGTTGAACGGGATGGGTTTGGCCATTTCCAAACGCCAGGTCGTACGACTGCTCAGCCGTGGGCTCGACGATCTGGTTGCCGAAGATCGGGCGATTTTAGCCACGGGGATTTCCACGGCGCAATGGATCAATGTCGACGACACTTCCGCTCCGCATGCTCGCAAGAATGGGTATGTCACCCATCTTGGGGATCGGCGCTTCGCGGTGTTTCGCAGCAGCTTTTCCAAATCGCGGCGCAATTTTCTCAATCTTCTTCAGGCGGGCATCAGCCATTTTGTCGTCAACGACGAAGCGCTAGCCAAAATGCGCGAGATGAACCTCGCGTCCGAACCGATTGCCGTGCTGGAAGCCCACGAAGCCAAGCATTTTGAGAGCCCCGAGGCGTGGCAGGCGCATCTTTGCGCGCTGGGCTTTGACAAGTTGAGCGTCACGCCCGATCCCACCAAGGTCGCGACCGAAGGCGCGCTATGGGGCGCCCTTTGCGAACAAGGTCTGCTCGGCGACACAGCTATCGTCTCCGATGGCGCCGGTCAGTTCCGCGTCGGCAGCAACCATGCGTTGTGCTGGGTACATGCAGAAAGGCTGGTCCACAAACTCCATCCCCGCTCGAAGAAAGATCGTGAAGCGCTCGAACTCATCCGCACGTTGATCTGGTGGTTCTACGCCGATCTCAAAGCCTGGCAAAAGCATCCGGATCCCAAACGGGGCCGTGCCCTCAGGGTTCGTTTTGACCGGATCTTTGCCCGCAAAACCGGCTTTGTGATGCTCGATCGGCAATTGGCACGCCTCTACCGCCAGAAAAACGATCTCCTGCGCGTTCTGACACGTCCCGAAATCCCGTTGCATACCAACGGTTCGGAAAACGATATCCGCAGCTTTGTCACCAAGCGCAAAATTTCCGGTGGCACCGTTAGCGAACAAGGACGGATCGCTCGCGACATCATGCTCGGCCTGATCAAAACCTGTGCCAAGCTTGGCGTCTCCTTCTACCAATTCCTCGGTGATCGCTTCGCCGTTCCCGGCGCGCCATCCGTTCCATGGCTGCCGGACCTCGTCAGCGCCGCTCCCGCCTGA